A region of the Callithrix jacchus isolate 240 chromosome 10, calJac240_pri, whole genome shotgun sequence genome:
tttttttaactaggatCTTGTCTACATTTGTTATGGCTATCCCAAAAAGCCTCCCGAGTCACCCCAGGAAACCACAGGAGGTTGCACTTCCAGTATTTCTTCACTAAAAGGAATCTTTCTGAAGAAGACTTTAAAAGAATACTAGCCTCACTTAATTATCTCATTAATCTTATAGCCTGTGAATACTCATTTATTAACAACaatttctgtttctgattttagCCTTATTTTCATTTCCTGAGCTCTCCCCGGTTGTGGGTTCAAGTTTTTCACTATATTCCTGCTGGATGTATCTCATCAAGATACATTCCATCACAGGTAAAATGTTTTCTAAGGCATACGATTTCATTGTGTGCTCCCAAAAGGCTTTCCTGAATTATAGGTATCTTATCCTTTTTTCCCCTGGAGTAtgtttataaaacttttaaattgacAAAGATCTGCATGATTTGTTCTGAGTCTATGTTCATTAGTCATAGCTATCGTTTATTCAGCCCTTACCAGGTGCCAGCCAGTATTCCAGGCACTATACAACTCTAAGATGTAAGGACTATTAAGATCCCTATTCTAAAAATGGTgaaagtgagagacagagagctTTTAGTAAATGGCCCCAAATCTCATAGAAAGtagagaagctgaggctgtagCTGAAGCAGTGTGACTTCAGTGTCCACATTATTCACCACATGCTACACTTGCTCCACGGATATCTTGGATCTTAAATAGGTACATATTGGGTGAGAACCTTATAGTCACTGTAATCATGAAACCCCATGTCCCACTGACTCCCATTTTCCTTTTAAGAGTCATAATCTTTGAAATTTGTATTTAgtgataaatttataaaaaatgaagaaaattatcaGCAGAATACCATAAAGGAGAGGTGCTCTAATAGTTCTGTAGATAGTTGACTAGAAAGGATTCTGAATTTCTCAAATTTAGTCTCATTGTTTTCGAATGAGCAAACTGAGACAGACCTGTAAATGCATTTGGAAAATGACTCAAAGTCATACCTTCTTACACTGAACTTGGAATTTCTCTTAGAGTATGCTTCTTTCTGGAATCTGGTAACTAAGATTCTATTTTTAAGTACTCTTGGTATCTAAATAGTGTTATGAATAAAACCATGTCCACTGTTCTGTACCTCCTTCTACAGTATCTATTttctcctccctcactccctAGCTCATCCCaggaattcagaaaaaaacacacatgacATATTTGATAGTTGGTGATAGTCATGAGTTAGTTCACTTGAGTTCAAATTGATTGCTGAAAATTAGAGTTCAAATCAAACTTTAGTTCAAATTGATTGCTGAAAATTAGAATATTGTGTGTAAGTGTTATCAAAATTGGGGTATAGGCAAGGATAAAATGCAGAGAATCACAGCTCCTTATAAAGTGGACAGAGAGACCAAGTAATTGCTACAGGGAACAATGTAATAAATAATATCATAGCTATTTATACAGCTCAGAGTCCTGTCTTTTGGCGTTTAATGAAAGACCAATGAAGACTGAACGTTTTTCTAGGCATGAAGGAATGAAGGTCTAAAAGTAGACGGCAGGTGTACTGAGTGAGATATTTCAGAAGATGTTATTCTTGGTGCTACACAGATCATATTATAAAGATACTACAGATACAAACACAAAGGACTAAatctatattcatttatttatttaaagtttattaCTGGCACCAGaaagtaagtttcctgagatcaAGAACCATTGCCTATTTATCGTGGCTGAATTCTGtgccaagaaaaatattttaaataagaagttATGAAATGTATGAATGGCTGTTTGGACTTTAACTCTCCTTCTGTATAGAATGTTCACTAAAACTTAGAGGTAGAAGCCTTTACCTGTGGCTGAAACTATAATCTTTGAGGAGAAATAGAATTTTCAAGGAAAGATGGGCTCTTTGGATTAGGAACTTAAGAGACTtactaaatgttttttatttctttattattattatattttaagttctggagtacatgtgaagatcgtgcaggactgttgcataggagACTTACTAAGTGTTTATTGTGTGTAAATCACCATTCAGGATACAACAATGAAGATGAGCTCTAGTGACACAGTAGATGTAATCATATTCCTGCTCACTGCTTCATTACAGGTCCTGTTCTCCTGAGCTCTCACCTCTGATACAAGCCTAAAAGAAGAGTAAATGAGACAGAAGAACAATATTACAGAATTTGTCCTCCTGGGCTTGTCTCAAGATCCTAATGTGCAAAATGCATTATTTGTCATGTTTTTAATGACATATACCGTGACAATGGCGGGGAACCTGCTCATTGTGGTGATTATTATTGCCAGCCCTTCCTTAGGCTCCCCAATGTACTTCTTCCTTGCCTGCCTGTCATTTATAGATGCTGTGTATTCCACTACCATTTCTCCCATATTGCTTGTAGACTTACTCTGTGATAAAAAGACTATTTCCTTCCCAGCTTGCATGGGCCAGCTCTTTATAGACCACTTGTTTGGTGGTACTGAGGTCTTCCTTCTGGTGGTGATGGCCTGTGATCGCTATGTGGCCATCTGTAAGCCCCTGCACTATTTGACCATCATGAATGGACAGGTTTGCATCCTTCTGTTGGTGTTGGCTGTGactggaggttttgttcattctgtGTTTCAAATTGTTGTTGTGTACAGTCTCCCTTTCTGTGGCCCCAATGTCATTGACCACTTTTTCTGTGACATGTACCCATTGTTAGAACTGGTGTGCACTGACACCTACTTTATAGGCCTCGCTGTGATTTTCAATGGTGGAGCAATCTGTATTGTCATCTTTACCCTTCTTCTAATCTCCTATGGAGTCATCCTAAATTCCCTTAAAACTTACAGTCAGGAAGGAAGGCATAAAGCCCTGTCTACCTGCAGCTCCCACATTGCCGTAGTTGTCTTGTTTTTTGTTCCCTGTATTTTCATATATGTTAGACCAGTTTCAAACTTTCCTGTTGATAAATTTATAACTGTGTTTTATACAGTTATCTCACCCATGTTGAATCCTTTTATATACACGTTGAGAAATTCAGAGATGAGAAATGCTGTAGAAAAACTCTTGTGTAAAAGTCAACTACAGTTAGAATAAAGCGTTCCTCCTCATGTAGATAAGGTGGTATGTAGACAAGGTCATCTCAGTGAAATTTTTAGTCTTCTAAGGGTAATTCAAGGATCCTAAAGTGGTAAGTCAGGATTGAGATGCTCCCAGCTCACTTAAGAGTCATCCCATCATGGCATCTGTTTGAATTTCAAGATCTCAACCTCTATATCCAGACTGAGAGTGGATGGGGCTGCTTGGGTTCAGGTCCTAAGgtgcacattttaaattatggttTTTCTCTATTACACATGTATTGAGAAAGGGTATTTCTTTGATATTCCCAGTGCAGAATAGAGCAAGGGAAGAACAGGTAATTAAAATAGATGCTCCTGTTGAAAGGGGAAGACAGTGGTGCTTCctcatgtgtattttatttaaagactttGTGGAATATGCAAGCACCATATTCACAAATATCTTTGAAATTGGCCCTTCTCAGACTTGAGCTGAAATTGTATGTGCAATCTGATAATGCTCTTAATAATCTTAGAATTACATTTGTCTAGTTTGAAGTACTTATGAAACACACCATTACATTTCTCTGAAGTCTTTTCAAAGTGTCTTAACATCTAcaactttgaatttatttttattttgataacatTTCTTACATTTAAGAAAGTAAGAATACTTAGCTCTTTGCAGACTGGAAAGAAGAATCAGTTTTATCTTTGAAACCAGCAAATTTTGTCTCTTGTAAATTCTGTCTGAAAATATAACAGttaatcttattattttttaaaatctatgacTTATTATAAGAACAATGCTATAAGAAACAGCTAAAACTTTCAatattctattttgaaaattagcACAAATCTACTTACTCActtaagtacatttttaaatttttaaatttctatgttACTCTAGGTGACAGAATTACTGAATTTTTTCAGCACTGCACAGTGACTCACTCTTTTTACAGCCTCTGGAATtgttatgtttgtatttttagccttTAATTACAATATTTTGGAGACCCCTATTTTTGGATGTGGAAGCCATTTCCATACAGTTTAAATTGTTGTTACAGAAACACCATAAATCTTGAGGTGCCACTTTTTATTCTGGTCCTGTCTTCATGTATTGTGCATGGATCCACAGTTTCTGTGGTTTCCAGCAACCATCATTTTACTTTATCTCAAAATTTTGTGAGTCAGGAATTGAGGCAGTTGTTGGCTAGGTATTTATTCGGTTTAGTGTGGCAAGTACAGAAGTCACTGTCTTATTCAGCTGATACATGAGTTTTATGTAAGACACAGGATAACTTAATTCACATTTATAGCATAGTGGAAGCGATAACAGCAAGACATGCACTGGGTCCCTCTTCCTATCCCTTTAGAAGAAGGACTACAAAATCACTCCATGGAATAGTCAGGCTTTTCACATGGTGCTTAGAGATCCCAGTGGTAGAAAGATCGGTCTAGCCAGTTAAGGGCTATGTCCAGAACTGTCTCAATGTCACTTGCATCATATTCTATTCATCAGGAGTGGTCACATGACCACCCAGCTTTGAGGTTTTACAAAAGTAGAAGATAACCCTTGATAGGAAAGTGGCAAAGTCTCTTTGCAGAGCAGCATACAGAACAATTCTCCACATCTCAAAAAGAGCATATTggagttttattcattttaagttgaatctataaatcatcTTGTACTAACGTCTTCACAATATTGGGTTTTCTAATTCCTGAATACAATATGTCTCTTAggtgttttacatatttatttttgaagagttttgtagttttgattAGTGTAGGGATCTTCCTCCTCTATTCTGAAGTATTTATGTTTTCAGATTTCATCATAGGTTTTCAATTGTTAAAAATTTCCAATTGTCATTGTTGGTAGTACATATAAAGAAAATTGACTTTTTTATTGGACACTTAGGTCCTGTAAACTTGCTAAATTTAATTCTTATTCCTACATAGTTATGTCTGTAGATTATTTAGGGTTTTCTCAAACACTGTAATGTTATCTACAAGTAAGGATAGCTCATTACTTCGAAAGATGTAGGACCGTTTCAGTTTCTCTTTGTATCATTTTGGGAAGGTTGTCCTTTCCTTACATTTTGCCTAGTTCAGCTAAGCTGTCAAGTTaattgaaataatacatttcataacaatatttttctaaccttttaaaatgtaaaggatCTATGGGATgatgatttgtttttattatttctgatattggtaatttgaatttctctttgttttctcttgatCACTCTTGCTAACAGTTTATCAATTTCATTATAAAAGTACCTCTTtttggctgtttttattttttctattatatgtTTTCCATGTTATTGGGTTTTGAccttatttttatgttgttttgtttacttACCTTGGCTTTTAGTTACTCTTGTTGGTCTGGCTTCATAAGGTAAAGGCTCAGATGGCTgcttttaaatgcttattttaaatgtaagcatTTATGCCTATACATGTTTCTTTAAGTACTGTTTCGATCACACCTCacacattttgatatgtttttgttATTGCTTAGTtgtaaatatttgcttatttccATTATATCTTTTTCCTGGATTCATAGGTTCACTAAATACTTACTGGCATGTTTCCCAATATTTGAAGCACATTCTAGatctatttattaattatttattcatagcaaattatttcaaaacttagTGATTCACACACTATGTACTCATTCTCAATTTCAGTAGGGCAGGAAACTAAGGATGGTTTAGTAGGTTCTTATGCTTTAAAGTCTCTCATAAAGCTGTAATCATGATGCTGGTTGGGGCTACCATCTCATATGAAAGCTTGGCCGAGGAAGGATCCACTTCCACACTGGGTGTTGGTATTAGTAGTTACTTGAATTCAGCTAGAAGGAATATAGAGGATTAGGTCCTATTTTTATATTAGTTCTTCCTCCTGGAGTCAAAATTTAATCCACAGTACCTTTCACCATATCTGATAGTTCTTCAGAATTAAAGATATGTTTGTGCATCTTTTAGCACTTACCAGTAAGACAGTACAGTACTTACAGACATGTTCTTCAAATTTTTGCAGTAATACATATAACCTTAGGGGTAGatgaatttaatccatttattagGTAAGTTGAAAATGACCAACTTTTAATGGAGCCCGTTTGTTGATAAAGACCTTAGATGGTTCAGATATGTATTTATGGAACTCTATATCTAAGTCTCATATGACACAAAGACCCAACATTTAACTAAATGTATGATGAGATGAAGGTGTTCAGTGGAGCCAATGGTAAGCCCAGTCACAGAAATAACAATGGAAACCTTTAAATACTGCTcctttgttagaaaataaaaatgtctttattgtaGAAATAGTGATTGAATTGATattggaataaaattaaaattgagttAATGGATGTTTTAAGTCAGTTTTCATGttgcttataaagacatacccaaaactgggtagaaaaaaatgtttagttgAACTTGCAGTCCAATTCCACATTGCATTCCAAATtctacgtggctggggaggcctcagaatcacggcaggaggtaaaaggcacttcttacatggtggtggcaaaagaaaatgagaaagatatAATTCAGgttgaaatttgggtggggacacagccaaacaatatcaatGGACTATAGATCATTATGGTTATATCTGACATAGATAGAGGTCTTGATCAAAAGCCTGTGCATGAACCAAAAACTGCAACACTataattatctatttttctaAGAATCAGAATATTAACTTTGGTTCTTAGGCTCTCTGCCTCTGAACCTCAGGGCTTCTTGGGCACAGACTTTCTAACAGGAAGGGTAAGGCCCTTCTTACCAGAAATacttttagagaagaaaatctgGAGCTGGTTCTCTTTTTCATTCGGGCTGGGATATTACTTGCCTTACCTAACATTTCATAACGTGAAActcaaaatttattattaaatttgctttagaatttttattttcattttagctaCTATTCTTAGCAAGAGCCAAGTCTTTTTCCTCTAgggattttcaaagaaaaaagtttaaagggAGGTTACTTCATTTGAATTTGTTCCAAATATTCTAATTAACTAGTTTATAACGACCTTATTGTCTCTTTCTAAAAATTGTTGATGTAAAAGTCATAGACTGTGTCTACATATATAAATGGAAGAATTATTTTCCTGATAGAACAACACAGGAGAtatcaaaaaaatgaagtttatgcCCAAGGTAGAGTATGTTTTCAGTTAGTATCTAGTTCTCTAGGTGTAATGTTTTCTTCTCATATCTACCACTGCTTGCAAAAATGTGTGAAAGGTCTCAATGTCCTGGGATGAGATTGGGGAAATATAGAGACATGCTTATACTTAGGAAAGACATGCTCTTAGGGATATGCTAGTTGAATAACTGGAAGCATGAAGAGTTTGGCTTCTAGCTATGAGAAAGCGCTGTCattgtttttttcatgaagttAAATCTCAATATTGTCCTTGTTAGGTACAAAGCTTAATAGCTGGGCTCATGAATGTTATAAATCTTCAGTCACAATAAAGCACTTCTGGTTGCTTCACCATAATTGAGAAAACTTTCAAGTAAGAAATTTTAGTGTTGATACTGTGAAACATAATAGGGGTCTTCTCCGGGTTAATTCCTACTAATTATCAACTTTTACATAGTCATGCAGAGATAGCCTCTTTGTTTTGTATGAAGAAATTTTCTAGTTTGATTACCTTTGCACAGTAAATATTGACGTTATGTTAAAGCATCTTTATATTTTGGTCATCTGCTTGGTGCTGTACTTCTCCAAAGACTGAGCTAATAAGAAACCTTTGTGGAACTATGGAAACTCTAGCCACAAGGAATTACTTCTACATCAATTGATAATCCATGTATATTCATGTGTTTTTGATCACACATAGATGCATAAGGTATCTACAGCAATCCTCAGTGAAGAAGCATTGCTTTTCTGGATCAAGATGTGAGTATTTGAAACAATTGACAAGAGATATTCATTGTAAATTCCTGTGATATGTTGAAACATAGCTAGTGTCTTAAAAACCAGTGGTTTTACTGGATAAATTCTAATTGGAAAAACTAAGCTAGCAAGCATGAAAATTTATCAGAATATACAATGCATTGTTGGTTTTAATTATATAGCCTAATTGGCTGTCTTTTTTCATTtgccaaataagaaaagaaacgtGTTCCATATTACATGTATAATAAATAAGCCAATAGATGTATAATCTTAGTTTATGGGttgttatattttacatgatatacTAATAAAGGTGTacaattacttttaaatatatttgattagagaatttaaaatttcagatcaTGGCAATATATTTGAGTACAAAGGAACAAATGCCTGTTATGATTTAGAAGCGTAATATGGGATTTTTACTTATGAATCTACAAATTATCCCAGGAAACATACTAGTAGATATATATGCTCAGGAAGGTACCTAGTCTACTGTCATTTAAATAGATTTATAAAACTGTTACTGTGAAATATACTACAGAGTTTTTGTTATTATGgaattttatcttttgaaaatggCATGTTCTCAGGAAGGtatattaaatcatttttttctagaaaaatgttAACTTAGAAGTTTATATTGAAAGTCTTGTAATGCTATGTTTCAGCAtttaaagtattatattttaaattatttaaactagAATGAATAGTTTACATACCCTATTTTTTACAAGAAAACATTTAACTTGCCGAATAGAATTATCCTTTTAAATCTAGTTTGATGATGAAAGGGGGAAAAGGCACTAAACCTTAGAGCAAGTAAGGAGTGAAAAAGTAATAGAATTGACTATAGACTACATTACTCCCTTGAGTTCTTCAGCAGGTGTGTCTCTATCAGTCTATAGCTTCAACGATGACAGAACTTGAATCAGCTGAAAGCGGCATGTGAAGGAGACATGTGGAATGTTCATCACAGTTGATGTTTAGAGAAAGCCGAACTCTCCCTGCACGCATCCTCTTCCACTGCCAGATCTCTGTAAATGCAATCATCTTGTCTACATTTGAGTGTAGTAATTCTGCAGTTTTCCTACCAGTGAATTATCATAAGGTTTGGGTTTGTATCTCTACTGGTCCCATCGTTCTCTGTAATTTAAGTTTGTCCTCAACCATCAGATCTAGATTTTGAGAAatcaatgtgttttgtttttcttcttttctctttgtttttgcttattaGGATCTGGACTATGTTTGTTTGGTTACCACAAGAAGCCTCTTGACTCCCCACAGAGACCCATTGGaggttgtgttttcattatttccttatgaaaaaaattttcctgaagaaaatTATTAGAAGAATACTTGCCTCACTTATCACGTTAACCTTAATCTTCTTATTTACTGTGGGTAACTTAATCTTCTTATTGACTGTCTTACTATAATTACTCCGTTTTCTGATacccttttttatttcattttctactaTTTAGCTCTCTCTCTGATGAGGAGTCCAAGTTTCTACTATAATTCTGCCTAATCTTGTCAAGATACAGTCCATCACAGATAAAATCAATACTCTTACATAATTAAATAGATAATTCCTAAGATAGACAATTATATTGTGTTCCTAAAAAGCCTTTCCTGAATTATAAGAGCCTTCTTGTATATCCTCAGGACTATGTCTATAATTCTTTTCAAACTGAAAAAGATATAGATGTGAGTTCTGATCCAATGTTCACAGTGAAGCATTCAAGAACACGAGTAGTAGCTACCATTTACTGAGCCTTTACCAGGTGCCAGCTAGTGTTCCAGACACTTTACTTTGTTGTAATAAAACAGCCATAAGAGGTCTTAAATCCAAATGAGGCATAGAGAGATTTAGTAAGTGGGCCAATGTCACATAGGAAGTGGCGAAGCTGGGGTTGTAGCTAAGGCAATATGGCTCCAGTGTCTACATCATTCACCACATGTTATGCTTTCTCTCCAAGGATGTCTTGAACCTTAAATAGGCATATAGTGAGAAATTTGTGGTTATTATTTACTCACTGTAACCATGAAACATCTGCCACTGGCTATCATTATTCATGTAACTGTTATGAGCTTGGAAATTgctatttaattataaatatataaaaaatgaaaaaaatctcagcagAATTAAGTAAGAGAGGTGCACTAACAGTTTTGTAGATGGTTGACTAGAAAGGATTATCAGTTCATCTAATTTAATCACACTGTTTTCTAGTAAGAAAATTGAGACAGATTTGTAAATCCATCTAGAAAATAACTCAAATTCATGCTGCCTTACATTGAACTTGGAAATTCTCTTCTAGAATGCATCGTTTTGGAATCTGGACACTAAGCTTCTATTTTTGAGTACTCTCATATCTATACTGTGTTACAAATAAAACCATGTCCCATTGTTCTGTAGCTCTTTGTACAatgtctcttttctcctctctcaccAGTTCACCCCAAGAATTCAGAAAAAACTATTCATTAATTATGTGGCAGTTGGTGATAGTCATGAGTTAGTTCACTTGAGTTTAAAATTAGTTGCTGAAAATCAGGATATTGTGGTAAGTGTGATACAAATTATGAAATAGGCAAGGATATAATCTAGAGATTTATGATTCCTTATTAGGTGAACAAACAGTAGGACCAAGcaattgctacagagaataatgtgataaataatatttataataaacctGTACTACTTGTACAGGTCAATGTCCAGTCTCTTGACATTTAATGAGATATTCATAAAGACTGAACAGCCTTTCAGGCATGAAGGACCAAATGTCTAATAATAGAATTCCATAGTACTGAGTCAGATATTTCAGAGCATGTTATTTTCGATGCTACACCAATCATTAAGACACCACAATTCCAACGTCAAAGGTCTGAATCTatgacaatttatttatttagagtttaTTACCACCACCAGAaaataagtttcttgaggccaaGAATCTGTTGCCTATTCAACATAGGTGACTGTCATGccaagaaatatgttttaaataagaaGTTATGAAATATCTGAATGACTGTGTGTCCTTTAACTCTTCTTCTGTACAGAATATTCACTTAAACCTAGTGGCAGAAGCTGTTACCTACAGTCTCAAACTAGAATCTTTGAGGAGATGAGAAACCCAATAGAGACTTACTAAATGTTTATATGTGTAAATCACTATTGAGGATACAACAATGAAGATGAGCTCTGTCACACAATGGATGTAATCATATTCCTGCTCACTGTTTCATTACAGGTCCTGTTCTCCTGAGCTCTCCACTCTGATACAAACCTGAAAGAAGAGTAAATGAGACAGAAGAACAATCTTACAGAATTTGTCCTCCTGGGCTTTTCTCAGGATCCTGGTGTGCAAAAAGCATTATTTGTCATGTTTTTACTCACATACTTGGTGACAATGTTGGGGAACCTGCTCGTTGTGGTGATTATTATTGCCAGCCCTTCTTTGGGCTCCCCAATGTACTTCCTACTCGCCTGCCTGTCACTTATAGATGCTGTGTATTCCACCGTTATTTCTCCTGTATTGATTGCAGACTTACTCTGTAATAAAAAGACTATTTCCTTCCCAGCTTGCATGGGCCAGCTCTTTATAGACCACTTGTTTGGTGGCACTGAGGTCTTCCTTCTGGTGGTGATGGCCTATGATCGCTATGTGGCCATCTGTAAGCCCCTGCACTATTTGACCATCATGAATCGACAGGTTTGCATCCTTCTGTTGGTGTTGGCTGTGactggaggttttgttcattctgtGTTTCAAATTGTTGTTGTGTACAGTCTCCCTTTCTGTGGCCCCAATGTCATTGACCACTTTTTCTGTGACATGTACCCGTTATTGGAACTGGCGTGCA
Encoded here:
- the LOC100895410 gene encoding olfactory receptor 4A8, which codes for MRQKNNITEFVLLGLSQDPNVQNALFVMFLMTYTVTMAGNLLIVVIIIASPSLGSPMYFFLACLSFIDAVYSTTISPILLVDLLCDKKTISFPACMGQLFIDHLFGGTEVFLLVVMACDRYVAICKPLHYLTIMNGQVCILLLVLAVTGGFVHSVFQIVVVYSLPFCGPNVIDHFFCDMYPLLELVCTDTYFIGLAVIFNGGAICIVIFTLLLISYGVILNSLKTYSQEGRHKALSTCSSHIAVVVLFFVPCIFIYVRPVSNFPVDKFITVFYTVISPMLNPFIYTLRNSEMRNAVEKLL
- the LOC100401040 gene encoding olfactory receptor 4A8-like, producing the protein MRQKNNLTEFVLLGFSQDPGVQKALFVMFLLTYLVTMLGNLLVVVIIIASPSLGSPMYFLLACLSLIDAVYSTVISPVLIADLLCNKKTISFPACMGQLFIDHLFGGTEVFLLVVMAYDRYVAICKPLHYLTIMNRQVCILLLVLAVTGGFVHSVFQIVVVYSLPFCGPNVIDHFFCDMYPLLELACTDTYFIGLAVIFNGGASCVVIFTLLLISYGVILNSLKTYSQEGRRKALSTCSSHITVVVLFFVPCIFIYIRPISNFPIDKFMTVFYTVISPMLNPFIYTWRNSEMRNAIEKLLCKS